In Ciconia boyciana chromosome 3, ASM3463844v1, whole genome shotgun sequence, a genomic segment contains:
- the AGT gene encoding angiotensinogen: protein MNLAADLLRLLACLTAVTCDRVYVHPFNLFSFNKSTCEELESLVQEGKKTFVPVSIESQTTPAYEDDLNDKGKLEALSLSGRGRQKLSYLKDFVYILGMRFYSKLREAQQGQNVLLSPTSLYGSLVSFYLGASNQTAADLQRLLGFVPPSGDPDCTSRVDGHKVLSSLRTIESLIKSRDEELLFSKTLCLFSAPGVPLSQLFVQDLLPSADALYARAVDFTNPSEAAKQINAFVEAKSEGQSKCLLTDIDPSTNLLFAVDVRLAVNIKEASQLKEPQEFWVDPNTKVLVPMSSVTGSFKYKTDASGTFSMVEVPISKTALLVLLQPINGSDLEHVESKLPLQSSAWLQQLSPREIKLTLPELTIEGSSDLQELLADMELPALLGKGADLSKISDANLAVGKVINKAFFKLTSDGTDQPEDPTAQKEDLVFLEVTLNKPFLLAVFEEKSRAMLFLGRITNPLHGV, encoded by the exons ATGAACCTGGCAGCAGATCTTCTCCGTTTGTTGGCGTGCCTCACCGCAGTGACTTGTGACCGGGTCTACGTCCACCctttcaatttgttttctttcaacaaGAGTACCTGTGAGGAGCTGGAAAGCCTGGTccaggagggaaagaaaacttttgtTCCCGTCTCGATCGAGTCTCAAACCACACCTGCCTATGAAGACGACCTGAACGACAAGGGCAAGCTGGAAGCCCTGAGCCTGAGTGGCCGGGGGAGGCAGAAACTGAGCTACCTGAAGGACTTTGTGTACATCCTGGGCATGCGGTTTTACAGCAAGCTGCGGGAAGCGCAGCAGGGCCAAAACGTGCTCCTGTCCCCAACCAGTCTTTATGGCTCCTTGGTGTCTTTCTACCTGGGTGCCTCAAACCAGACGGCAGCTGATTTGCAGCGTTTGCTGGGATTTGTTCCCCCCTCTGGAGACCCTGACTGCACCTCCAGGGTGGATGGACACAAAGTCCTTTCCAGCCTGAGGACGATCGAAAGCCTCATCAAGAGCAGGGATGAGGAGCTGCTCTTTTCCAAGACACTCTGCCTGTTCTCTGCCCCCGGCGTACCTCTATCCCAACTGTTCGTGCAGGACTTGCTCCCCTCCGCTGATGCTCTCTACGCCCGAGCTGTTGACTTTACAAACCCAAGCGAGGCAGCAAAGCAAATAAACGCCTTCGTGGAGGCCAAAAGTGAGGGCCAAAGCAAGTGCTTACTGACAGACATCGATCCGTCCACCAACCTGCTGTTTGCGGTGGACGTCCGCTTGGCAG tgaaCATTAAGGAAGCCTCCCAGCTCAAAGAACCTCAGGAGTTCTGGGTGGATCCAAACACGAAGGTCTTGGTCCCTATGTCGTCAGTCACGGGGTCATTCAAGTACAAAACTGATGCCAGTGGGACTTTTTCCATGGTGGAAGTCCCCATCAGCAAGACCgcgctgctggtgctgctgcagcccatcaATGGCAGCGACCTGGAGCACGTGGAGTCCAAGCTGCCGTTGCAGTCCTCGGCCTGGCTTCAGCAGCTGTCCCCAAG agaaattaaattaacgCTGCCAGAGTTAACAATAGAAGGCAGCTCCGATCTACAGGAGCTTCTTGCAGATATGGAactgcctgcactgctggggaagggggcagaTCTCAGTAAAATAAGCGACGCCAATCTAGCAGTTGGAAAG GTAATAAATAAAGCCTTTTTCAAACTGACCAGTGATGGAACAGATCAGCCAGAAGACCCCACAGCTCAGAAGGAAGATTTGGTGTTCCTGGAAGTAACATTGAACAAGCCATTCCTTTTAGCTGTTTTTGAAGAGAAGTCAAGGGCAATGCTTTTCCTTGGCAGAATAACAAACCCACTGCACGGGGTTTAA